The following proteins are co-located in the Maridesulfovibrio sp. genome:
- a CDS encoding GNAT family N-acyltransferase: MSKALSLLGVNVELDTQELKRIPKSGPSVVVANHPFGVVEGLILIQLLKAVRPDVKIMANFMLGLIPEMKDYLIAVDPFGRKGSHLGNISGLKEAVEWVKSGGMLAVFPAGEVASLNIKGAKVEDPAWSPSVGGIIKRTGASATPVFFNGRNSVLFQAAGMIHPSLRTVLLPRENLKQKSGPVEYAVGNTISGERLASFDDKQELMEYLRFRTYSLHSRFKKNRIFLPAFKKKEASISDQVSQRRIITELSMLGSESVLVENNEFAVHEVHAANCPFVLHEIGRLREKTFRQVGEGTGQAVDVDRFDNTFIHLVLWHKESNEIAGAYRISRADEQIRRFGLNGVYSHSFFRFDPKFFDKVSPALELGRSFIRPSYQKNFYSLMMLWKGIAAYLARNPQYRYLFGCVSISNDYKRISRELIADSLLKHNGRTDLAELISPARPLKFKKLKAWQKNLPGVFFADESDLEKVVQDIEGGGGIPVLLRHYLKIGGKLAGFNVDPDFGNALDGLIVVDLLETSERSLFKFMGREQGREYLDYHLKSSAAGDRKDCGCPSNDEKVA; this comes from the coding sequence GTGAGTAAGGCATTAAGCCTGTTAGGTGTAAACGTGGAATTGGATACGCAGGAATTGAAAAGGATTCCTAAAAGCGGACCTTCAGTGGTGGTGGCGAATCATCCTTTCGGCGTTGTGGAAGGGCTGATTCTAATTCAGTTACTGAAAGCGGTTCGACCGGATGTCAAAATCATGGCTAATTTCATGCTCGGATTAATTCCAGAGATGAAAGATTATCTGATAGCAGTGGATCCCTTCGGACGCAAAGGGTCTCATTTAGGTAATATTTCCGGACTCAAGGAAGCCGTTGAATGGGTGAAGTCCGGCGGCATGCTTGCTGTATTCCCCGCCGGAGAGGTCGCTAGTCTCAATATCAAGGGAGCCAAGGTGGAAGACCCGGCATGGAGTCCGTCAGTCGGCGGGATTATCAAGCGCACCGGAGCCAGTGCCACGCCAGTATTCTTTAATGGTCGCAATAGTGTGCTCTTTCAGGCAGCAGGCATGATCCATCCTTCCCTGCGTACTGTACTTTTGCCTCGCGAAAACCTGAAACAAAAATCAGGACCGGTTGAGTACGCCGTTGGTAATACTATCAGCGGAGAGCGTTTGGCATCATTTGATGACAAACAGGAGCTCATGGAATACTTGCGTTTCCGCACATATAGCCTGCATTCGCGTTTCAAAAAGAATCGAATTTTCTTGCCCGCCTTCAAGAAAAAGGAAGCCAGTATCAGTGATCAGGTTTCACAGCGCAGGATCATTACCGAGCTGAGCATGCTTGGGTCGGAATCCGTGCTGGTGGAGAATAACGAATTTGCGGTGCATGAAGTCCATGCTGCTAATTGCCCCTTTGTTCTGCACGAAATAGGGCGTTTGCGAGAAAAGACTTTTCGTCAAGTCGGTGAAGGAACCGGGCAGGCTGTTGATGTGGATCGTTTCGACAATACCTTTATCCATCTGGTTCTATGGCATAAGGAAAGCAATGAAATTGCCGGGGCTTATCGAATCTCCCGAGCAGATGAACAGATCAGGAGATTCGGGTTGAACGGGGTTTACAGTCATTCCTTCTTCCGTTTTGATCCCAAATTTTTCGATAAAGTCAGTCCGGCCCTTGAGCTGGGCAGGTCCTTTATCCGGCCCAGTTATCAAAAGAATTTTTATTCGTTGATGATGCTTTGGAAAGGGATTGCCGCTTATCTCGCGCGCAATCCGCAGTACCGCTATCTGTTCGGGTGCGTAAGCATTTCCAATGACTATAAGAGAATATCCCGTGAATTGATTGCTGATTCTTTGCTGAAACATAATGGACGCACGGATTTGGCGGAGCTTATTTCCCCGGCCCGGCCTTTGAAATTCAAGAAGCTGAAGGCATGGCAGAAAAACTTACCGGGTGTTTTCTTTGCTGATGAGTCCGACTTGGAGAAAGTAGTTCAGGATATTGAAGGAGGCGGAGGAATTCCGGTCCTGCTGCGTCATTATTTGAAGATCGGCGGCAAGCTGGCCGGTTTTAACGTAGATCCTGATTTCGGCAATGCACTTGACGGATTAATCGTGGTCGACCTGCTGGAAACTTCCGAACGCAGCCTGTTCAAGTTTATGGGCAGGGAGCAGGGAAGGGAATATTTGGATTACCATCTAAAATCTTCGGCTGCTGGGGATAGGAAAGATTGCGGTTGCCCAAGTAATGATGAAAAAGTGGCCTAG
- a CDS encoding alpha-amylase family glycosyl hydrolase: MTEKYFGARLQEDGKCSFRIFAPHAQQVKIKIQNQQNDFYTLIPSQYGFHEITLDEVQSGALYSYVLDDGPSIPDPASSWQPDDLKNASAVIGHHFFDWSGDNFSGLPMSEMILYEAHIGTFSPEKNFQGLISKLSHLSELGINTLQLMPVSNFAGTQGWGYETTFPYSVHPPYGNPEDLKALIKQCHLRNIAVILDVSFGSLIPVAALEDAYAPFFSNKYNSLNGRALNFDEKYSYGVREFYIQCALSWLRDYHVDGLRIKDADQIFDQTPIHFLEELANRIKDFASQNNRTCVLINGDKRNALRPVLPPEKGGYGLDALYSDDFYCALHSQITGNHEGRFKDYAAPERMVAAMQYGFAYRGEISNHYLRRQGRNKSELSGCKFIVYSQGHEENYGDTSKCRIIKNAGFEAAKLSAGATLLSPYVPMIFMGDEYGESAPFNNFNDSQDGNCPDEYCLNWMNIESDQGRAMLALYRNLLKIRKEHPTIHEPCRHRCHVQEIAPGVILVFRNSTYGDRKYAAVLFNFSKDDTESAIAQYLPEGVWNTELYSASSAYSGRASALPEILPQDGKIKIAAQSFALFLHSEFRN; this comes from the coding sequence ATGACTGAAAAATATTTCGGTGCACGGCTTCAGGAAGATGGAAAATGTTCTTTTAGAATTTTTGCTCCGCACGCCCAACAGGTTAAAATAAAGATACAAAACCAACAAAACGACTTTTACACTTTAATTCCGTCCCAGTATGGTTTTCACGAAATCACGTTAGATGAAGTTCAGTCCGGAGCCCTCTATTCTTATGTGCTTGATGACGGCCCTAGCATTCCTGACCCGGCTTCATCCTGGCAGCCGGACGATTTAAAAAACGCCTCTGCTGTAATAGGCCACCATTTTTTTGACTGGAGCGGGGATAATTTTTCCGGCCTGCCCATGAGCGAAATGATACTCTACGAAGCTCATATTGGCACGTTCAGCCCGGAAAAGAATTTTCAAGGACTCATCTCCAAACTATCTCACCTTAGCGAGCTAGGGATCAACACCTTACAGCTGATGCCTGTATCAAACTTCGCCGGAACTCAGGGCTGGGGATATGAAACAACCTTCCCTTATTCAGTACACCCTCCATACGGAAATCCTGAAGACCTGAAGGCCCTGATTAAGCAATGCCACTTGCGAAACATAGCGGTTATACTGGATGTATCCTTCGGAAGTTTGATTCCGGTTGCTGCGCTGGAAGATGCCTACGCCCCATTCTTTAGCAATAAATACAATTCCCTTAATGGCCGGGCTTTAAATTTCGATGAAAAGTATAGCTACGGAGTTCGAGAATTTTACATTCAATGTGCTCTTTCGTGGTTGCGCGACTACCATGTTGACGGGTTGCGCATTAAAGATGCCGATCAGATTTTTGATCAGACTCCCATCCATTTCCTTGAGGAATTAGCAAATAGAATCAAGGATTTTGCCAGCCAGAACAACAGAACTTGTGTGCTTATCAATGGAGACAAACGAAATGCCTTGCGCCCGGTACTGCCGCCGGAAAAAGGAGGCTACGGTCTGGATGCCCTTTACAGCGATGACTTTTACTGCGCGCTTCATAGTCAGATAACCGGAAACCATGAAGGACGCTTTAAAGATTATGCAGCCCCGGAACGCATGGTTGCGGCAATGCAGTACGGTTTTGCCTACCGTGGTGAAATTTCGAATCACTACCTGAGACGGCAGGGACGCAATAAATCAGAGCTGAGCGGATGCAAATTTATTGTTTACTCTCAAGGTCATGAAGAAAATTACGGCGACACATCCAAGTGCCGCATAATTAAAAATGCCGGGTTCGAAGCAGCAAAACTGAGTGCCGGGGCAACACTGCTTTCACCCTATGTACCGATGATTTTCATGGGTGATGAATACGGCGAAAGCGCACCTTTCAATAATTTCAATGACTCGCAGGACGGGAATTGCCCTGATGAGTACTGTTTGAATTGGATGAACATTGAAAGCGATCAAGGCCGTGCAATGTTGGCCCTTTACCGCAACCTGCTGAAAATCAGGAAGGAGCACCCTACCATTCATGAACCATGTCGCCATCGATGCCATGTGCAGGAGATAGCACCGGGGGTAATTTTAGTTTTCCGCAACTCGACATACGGAGACAGGAAATACGCTGCAGTACTCTTCAATTTTTCCAAGGATGATACAGAAAGCGCGATTGCCCAATACCTGCCGGAAGGGGTCTGGAACACCGAACTTTACAGTGCATCCAGCGCCTACTCCGGAAGAGCCTCGGCTTTACCGGAAATATTACCTCAGGATGGAAAAATAAAGATAGCAGCACAATCATTTGCCCTTTTCCTTCATTCGGAATTTCGGAATTGA
- the malQ gene encoding 4-alpha-glucanotransferase codes for MKRSSGILLHFTSMPSRFGVGDLGPAAYDFADFLAEAGQRFWQVLPITPTAPELCNSPYSGFSAYAANPLLISPELMVDYGLLEYEDILQHTLPDTDHADFETAGRVKEELLRKAFARVANNLLDEVIFNQFIWDNMHWINDFALFTALKKHFKGESWVTWPEDIRDRTEDGLRHWGEKLYREILYVKFCQWIFFRQWGQLKDHLDEIGVELIGDVPIYVTHDSSDVWANRNIFKLDEKGEAYCVAGVPPDYFSKNGQLWGNPVYNWEVLQNDGFGWWISRMKHNLGLYHWVRLDHFRGFSAYWEVPAEAETAMEGYWVPAPGHQLFEKLTEEIGCLRIIAEDLGHITPDVIWLKDRFQLPGMNILQFSFGDDIGYCGDALHNHKRNSVVYTGTHDNNTNRGWFLEDADEVSRKHLLSYLGHNWIDDAKISWELIRLLMSSVGCLCVIQAQDLLNLDGKARMNVPGEADGNWGWKLTPGQLSPLIREKLGEMTELFGRTSKID; via the coding sequence ATGAAACGTTCCAGCGGCATTCTTTTGCATTTCACATCAATGCCTTCCCGGTTCGGTGTCGGCGATCTTGGTCCGGCGGCATATGATTTCGCCGATTTTCTAGCTGAAGCCGGACAACGATTCTGGCAAGTGCTGCCCATCACTCCCACAGCTCCGGAGCTCTGCAACTCACCCTATTCGGGATTTTCAGCTTATGCAGCCAACCCGCTTTTGATCAGCCCGGAACTTATGGTCGATTACGGCCTGCTGGAATATGAAGACATTCTCCAACACACCCTGCCCGACACCGATCATGCTGATTTCGAAACAGCCGGAAGAGTTAAGGAAGAATTACTGCGCAAAGCTTTCGCACGGGTAGCGAACAATCTCCTCGATGAAGTGATTTTTAACCAGTTTATCTGGGATAATATGCACTGGATCAACGATTTTGCCCTTTTTACTGCCCTGAAAAAGCATTTCAAAGGTGAGAGCTGGGTCACATGGCCCGAAGACATACGCGACCGAACAGAAGACGGTTTGCGTCATTGGGGCGAAAAGCTCTACCGCGAAATCCTATACGTAAAATTCTGCCAATGGATTTTCTTCCGCCAATGGGGGCAACTCAAAGACCATCTTGATGAGATCGGGGTGGAACTTATTGGAGACGTACCAATCTACGTTACCCACGACAGTTCAGATGTCTGGGCCAACCGCAATATTTTTAAACTAGACGAAAAGGGCGAAGCATATTGCGTAGCCGGTGTTCCGCCGGACTATTTCAGTAAGAATGGCCAGCTCTGGGGTAATCCTGTTTACAATTGGGAAGTTCTCCAGAATGACGGCTTCGGATGGTGGATCAGTCGCATGAAACACAATCTCGGACTGTACCATTGGGTACGCCTTGACCATTTCCGCGGATTTTCGGCCTATTGGGAAGTTCCCGCCGAAGCTGAGACAGCCATGGAAGGCTACTGGGTACCTGCCCCCGGCCATCAACTCTTTGAGAAACTCACTGAAGAAATAGGCTGCCTGCGAATTATCGCTGAAGATCTCGGCCACATCACACCGGATGTAATATGGCTTAAGGACCGCTTCCAACTTCCGGGCATGAACATCCTGCAATTCTCCTTTGGCGATGACATCGGTTATTGCGGCGATGCCCTGCATAACCACAAACGAAATTCCGTGGTCTACACCGGAACTCACGATAACAACACCAACAGAGGCTGGTTCCTCGAAGATGCGGACGAAGTCAGTCGCAAGCACCTGCTATCCTATCTAGGCCACAACTGGATAGATGACGCCAAAATTTCATGGGAGCTGATCAGGTTGCTCATGTCCAGCGTAGGCTGCTTGTGTGTGATTCAGGCGCAGGACCTACTCAACCTCGACGGCAAGGCCCGTATGAATGTCCCCGGTGAAGCCGACGGCAACTGGGGATGGAAGCTCACCCCCGGACAGCTAAGCCCACTTATACGCGAAAAACTCGGTGAAATGACCGAGCTTTTCGGGCGGACCAGCAAAATTGACTAG
- a CDS encoding class I SAM-dependent methyltransferase: MNNKLYHDYASEYSEAIKQNIYNALFERPSLQAMLPDIKGKTVLDLGCASGEHSKHLASKGAYVTAVDISQAMIDLIQKQNQSSLKAYAQDISKGLPNEQDKSFDVVISGLTIHYIKDLNPLFSDISRVLKQNGQFIFSTHHPVIDFKSSVSGNYFEKELITEEWDVIGKPVEVSFYRRPLTELFSAITQAGLCVTALNEGMPQKEIQKLNPATYKRLTTKPNFLFIECTKK; the protein is encoded by the coding sequence ATGAACAACAAACTATATCATGATTATGCCTCTGAATACAGTGAGGCTATCAAACAAAATATTTACAATGCACTTTTCGAACGTCCTTCACTGCAAGCCATGCTGCCTGATATCAAAGGCAAAACAGTACTGGACTTGGGATGTGCTTCAGGAGAACACTCCAAACACCTGGCAAGTAAAGGTGCATATGTAACTGCCGTCGACATTTCCCAAGCAATGATCGACCTGATCCAGAAACAAAACCAAAGCAGCCTCAAGGCATACGCTCAAGATATTTCCAAAGGCCTACCCAATGAGCAAGATAAATCTTTTGACGTGGTAATCAGTGGATTGACAATCCATTATATTAAAGACTTGAATCCCCTTTTTTCCGATATCAGCCGGGTTCTAAAACAGAATGGACAATTCATTTTCTCTACCCATCATCCAGTTATTGATTTTAAAAGCAGTGTTTCCGGAAATTATTTTGAAAAAGAACTGATCACCGAGGAATGGGACGTAATTGGTAAACCTGTAGAAGTTTCATTTTACCGTAGACCACTTACAGAGCTATTTTCCGCCATAACTCAAGCAGGACTTTGCGTTACCGCCCTGAACGAAGGAATGCCGCAAAAAGAGATACAGAAGCTTAATCCTGCAACTTACAAAAGACTCACGACAAAGCCTAACTTTCTATTCATTGAGTGCACTAAAAAATAA
- a CDS encoding TraR/DksA family transcriptional regulator, giving the protein MNSSQRTSIRKHLEIKLAELIKRTTTRDTAVESCADDNEYASRISEQKINLALHVRETKLIRDMEETLSRVDSWDFGICEDCGEEIAIARIKANPTTRFCVYCQSRMEEDQLGRVG; this is encoded by the coding sequence ATGAATTCTTCCCAAAGAACCAGCATCAGAAAACATCTTGAAATAAAGCTTGCAGAACTCATTAAGCGAACCACTACCCGTGATACCGCTGTTGAAAGCTGCGCTGATGACAATGAATATGCTTCCCGTATCAGCGAACAGAAGATCAATCTTGCCCTGCATGTGCGCGAGACAAAACTGATCAGGGATATGGAAGAAACTTTGAGCCGGGTAGACAGCTGGGATTTCGGCATTTGCGAAGATTGCGGCGAAGAAATTGCCATCGCCCGAATCAAAGCTAACCCGACCACCCGCTTCTGCGTGTACTGCCAATCCCGTATGGAAGAAGACCAGCTTGGTCGTGTCGGGTAA